The region CCTGCGCAACGACGCCGTCACCGGTGTGCTCTGGGCTGGCTGGGACCTCGGCCTGTCGACCGCGGGCGTCATCGCCTCCCCAATAGCCGGAGGCTCCGGGAATCATGAGTATCTCGTCTGGTTGAGCGCGACGACCGGCAGTAATCCGACAGAATGGTTGGAACACGTTTCTGCGATCACCTGAGTCTGCCCCGCAGTCGAAGCAGTCGAGGCGTTTGAGAGTGGCGAAGGGGTTGCACGAGTGACAGAGGCACGGCACATACTCATCGTCGCGCACACCGGCCGAGCCGATTCGCTCGACGCCGCGGTGCAGGTCTGCCGGCAGCTGCTGGGCGCCGGCATCCGCCCGGTGCTCTACGGCGACGAGTACGCCGAGGTGCTCGAAGCCGCGCCCGATCTCGACCTCGTCGAGCTGCTGGGCTCGACCGTGCAGACCTCCGACCTCGAGCTCGTGATCGTTCTGGGCGGCGACGGCACCATCCTCCGCGCGGCCGAGCTGACGCGCGGTTGCCCGGTCCCCCTGCTCGGCGTCAATCTCGGCCACGTCGGGTTCCTCGCCGAGAGCGAGCGTGAAGACCTCACCGAGACCGTGACCCGCGCTCTGGCCCGCGACTACACGGTCGAAGAACGGCTCACCCTCAACGTGCGCGTCAAAGTCGACTCCGAGGTCGTCTACGAGACCTGGGCGCTCAACGAGGCCACCGTCGAGAAGGCCTCGAGAGAACGGATGCTCGAGGTCGTCATCGAAGTGGACGGTCGCCCTCTTCTCTCCTTCGGTTGCGACGGCGTGGTCATGTCCACGCCGACAGGGTCGACCGCCTACGCCTTCTCGGCCGGCGGACCCATCGTGTGGCCGAGCGTCGACGCCCTGCTGCTCGTGCCGCTGAGCCCCCACGCCCTGTTCGCCCGTCCGCTCGTGGTCGGTCCCGATTCGTCGTTCGCCGTCGAGGTGCTCGACCGCACCCAGGGCACCGGCGTGCTCTGGTGCGACGGACGCCGCGCCCACGACCTTCCCCGCGGCGCCCGCGTCGTCGTGCGCCGCTCGAACGAGCCCGTGCGGCTCGCCCGTCTCTCGCAGGGGCCGTTCACCGACCGCCTCGTGCACAAGTTCAACCTGCCGGTCACCGGCTGGCGCGGCCCCGCCGACGACGTTGCCGGGCAGACCACGTGATCGAAGAGATCTTCATCCGCAACCTCGGCGTGATCGGCGAGGCCCGCCTGCCGCTCGGTCCCGGCTTCACCGCCATCACCGGCGAGACCGGCGCGGGCAAGACCATGGTGGTCACCGCTCTCGGCCTGCTGCTCGGCGAACGTTCCGACGCCTCGGCGATCCGTTCCGGCAGCGCCCAGGCGATCGTCGAGGGCCACTGGCTCATCGACCAGGACGGCTCCGTGGCAGACCGGGTGCGCGACGCCGGGGGAGACCTCGACGACGGCGAACTCATCATCGGCCGCTCGCTCTCGGCCGAGGGGCGCGGGCGGGCGACCGTCGGCGGCCGCACGACGCCCGTGAGTGTCTTGAACGAGATCGGCGAGCAGCTGGTCGTCGTGCACGGGCAGTCCGACCAGATCCGGCTGCGCTCGTCGACCGCGCAGCGCGAGGCCCTCGACCGCTTCGCGGGCGCCGGGCTGGCGGCCATCGTGGGTACCTATCAGGGTGTCTTCCGCCGCTGGCAGGCGAACCAGGCCGAGCTCGACCTGCTCGTCGCCGAGAGCGACCGCCGCGCCCGCGAGGCCGAAGACCTGCGTCTCGCCACCGCCGAGATCGAGGCCGCGGCTCCCCAGCGCGGCGAAGACGACGAACTCGCCGAACGCGTCGACCGGCTCACCAACCTCGAAGACCTCCGGCTCGCCTCGGCCCAGGCGCTCGACCTGGTCTCCGGCCAGAACTCCGACGAGGCCGCCGACGCGATCAGCCTGCTCGACACGGCCAAGCGACAGCTCGAGCGCGTCGCCCCGCACGACCCCGAGCTCGCCCCGATCGTCGAGGCGCTCGACGCCGCGAACATCGCCGTCTCCGAGATCTCCGGCCAGCTGTCGAGCTACCTCGGTGGACTCGACAGCGACGGCGGCCGCGAACTCGAGGCGCTGCAAGAGAGGCGCGCAGACCTCGCCGCGCTCGTGCGCAAGTACGGACCGACCCTCGACGACGTCATCGACTACCTCGACCAGGGCAGCGGGCGCCTGCTCGAACTCGACACCGACTCCGACCGCATCGAGGCGCTCGTCGACGAGGTCGCGGCCGACCAGGCGCTCGTCGTCGAACTCGCCGGCCGCCTCACCGCCGTGCGCACGGCCGCGGCGACCCGGTTGGCCGAGCGGGTCACCGCCGAGCTCGGGGCCCTCGCCATGCCGAACGCCACCCTCACCGTGCAGGTCGACGACCGCGCGGAATACGGGCTGAGCGGCAAAGACCAGGTCGCCATCCTGCTGCAGCCGCACTCCGGTGCCGAACCGCGGCCGATCGGCCGGGGCGCATCCGGCGGCGAACTGTCGCGCGTGATGCTCGCCATCGAGGTGGTTATCGCGGGCAACGACCCCGTACCCACCTTCATCTTCGACGAGGTCGATGCCGGCGTGGGTGGTGCGGCCGCGATCGAGATCGGCCGGCGTCTCGCCGAGCTCAGCCACAGCGCCCAGGTGATCGTGGTCACCCACCTCGCCCAGGTCGCCGCCTTCGCGACCAACCATCTGCGCGTGCTGAAAGACAGCGAGGGGTCGGTCACCGCCTCGAGCGTCGAACAGCTCGAGGGCGAGCAGCGCATCGCCGAGATGGCGCGCCTGCTCTCCGGGCTGCCCGACAGCGAGAACGCCCTCGCCCACGCGCGCGAACTCGTCGAGACGGCTCGGGCGTTGGACGCCTGATCAGCCCGCGATCGTCACCTTTTGATCGGTCGTTTTGCCGTCGTACTCGAACGTCATCGTGAGTTCGACTTCGCCGTCGGCCGCGACTCCGTCCGGAGTATCGAAGCGGAAAGTGGTCGGCGCCATGTCGGCCGTACAGACCTCGCGCGGATTCTCGGCGAAGTCGATCGCGAGCGACGCCGGGTCGGTGACCGTCACCGCGGTCGGGATCGGCGCGCACGACGAGCTGCCATAGACAACGACCACGAAGGAGTCCCGGTCGTCGCGCTCCCAGGCGGCAGCCGGGCCGGTATCGAAGTCATCTGCGGAAGGTCGCAGCGCATCGGGAACGTCGACGCCCGTCTCGACGGCGATGCTCTGCGGCCCGGAGCACGCCGCGAGCAGCGCGACGGCGGCCAGCGCGGGCAGGAGCCGTGTCATCCGGAACATGAGAGAAGCGTAGTACCGCTCCGTTGTGTTGCGGGAGTGTGACATTTCGACCGACACGCGCACGAGGGGGCAATCGTGAGATACGCTAGAACCCCGTGGTGAACAATTCTGAAGCGGGCGTAACCAAGCACATTTTCGTTACTGGCGGGGTGGTGTCTTCCCTCGGCAAGGGACTCACGGCTGCCAGTCTGGGCAACCTTCTCACGGCGCGTGGTCTTCGCGTCGTTATGCAGAAGCTTGACCCCTACCTGAACGTCGATCCCGGAACGATGAACCCGTTCCAGCACGGCGAGGTGTTCGTGACCGACGACGGCGCGGAGACCGACCTCGATATCGGGCACTACGAGCGGTTCCTCGACATCAACCTCGACCAGGCCGCGAACGTGACGACCGGGCAGATCTACTCGACCGTGATCGCCAAGGAGCGCCGTGGCGAGTACCTCGGCGACACCGTTCAGGTCATCCCGCACATCACCGACGAGATCAAGCGCCGCATGCGCCTGCAGGCCGAGGAGCCCGCGGACGGCACCGGCCGACCCGACGTGATCATCACCGAGATCGGCGGCACCGTCGGCGACATCGAGAGCCAGCCGTTCATCGAGTCGGCCCGCCAGGTGCGCCACGAGCTCGGCCGCAAGAACGTCTTCTTCGTGCACGTGTCGCTCGTGCCGTTTATGAACGCCTCCGGCGAGCAGAAGACCAAGCCGACGCAGCACTCCGTCGCCGCCCTGCGCTCGATCGGTATCCAGCCCGACGCGCTCGTGCTGCGCTCCGACCGTCCCGTCTCCGAGAGCAACAAGCGCAAGATCGCGCTCATGTGCGACGTCGACGAGCAGGCCGTGGTCAACGCGGTCGACGTGCCCTCGATCTACGACATCCCGACGATGCTGCACGACCAGGGCCTCGACGCCTACATCATCGACCAGCTCGGCCTCGAGGCCGACGGCGTGAACTGGGACGGCTGGAACATCGTGCTCGATGCGGTGCACAACCCGAAGGACGAGGTCACCATCGGCCTCGTCGGTAAGTACATCGACCTGCCCGACGCGTACCTCTCGGTCACCGAGGCGCTCAAGGCCGGCGGCTTCGCCCACCAGGCCAAGGTCAACATCCGCTGGGTCGCGTCCGACACCTGCGAGACCCCGGAGGGTGCCGCGAAGCAGCTATCCGACCTCGACGGCATCTGCGTACCCGGTGGTTTCGGCGTGCGCGGCATCGAGGGCAAGCTCGGCGCCCTGCTCTTCGCCCGCGAGAACCAGATCCCCGTGCTCGGACTCTGCCTCGGCCTGCAGTGCATGGTCATCGAGTACGCCCGCGACGTCGTGGGTCTCGAGGGCGCATCGTCGAGCGAGTTCGACCCCGACACCCTCTACCCGGTGATCGCGACGATCGCCGAGCAGGTCGACATCATCGCCGGCGGCGACCTCGGCGGAACCATGCGTCTCGGCCTCTACGAGGCGTCCCTCACCGAGGGGTCGATCGTCGCCGGACTGTACGACGACGCGTCGAGCATCGGCGAGCGTCACCGTCACCGCTACGAGGTCAACAACGCCTACCGCGAGCAGATCGCTGCGGCCGGACTCAGCTTCTCGGGTGTCTCGCCCAACGGCCACCTCGTCGAGTTCGTCGAGCTGCCGCGCGAGGTGCACCCGTTCTACGTGGGCACCCAGGCGCACCCCGAACTGCGGTCGCGCCCGAACCACGCGCACCCGCTGTTCAAGGGTCTCGTCGGCGCCGCGCTCGAGCGCCAGCAGGCCACCCGACTGTTCGAGGTCCCGGAGCCCGCGAGTGCCTGAAGCCTCGGTCCCTGAGCCTGTCGGAGGGCGGGGCGACGTGCTCGCCGACGAGCTCGTCGACCTGCCCGTCGTCTCGAGCGAGGTCGTCTTCGACGGCGCGATCTGGAATGTGCGCCGCGACCGCTTCGTCTACGCGGGCAACGAGATCGTGCGCGAGTACATCGACCACCCCGGTGCCGTCGCGGTTCTCGTGCTCGACGACGACGACCGCGTCTGCCTGATCAAGCAGTACCGGCACCCCGTCGCCACGCGCGAGTGGGAGCTGCCCGCCGGCCTGCTCGACTTCGCGGGGGAGTCCGCGCTCAGCGCAGCGCAGCGCGAGCTGGCCGAGGAGGTCGACCTCGTGGCCGCCGACTGGTCGGTGCTCGCCGACTTCCACACCTCGCCGGGCGGCAACAACGAGGCTCTCCGGGTCTATCTGGCGCGGGGCGTGACCGCCGCCGCCGAGGTCTTCGCCCGCACCGACGAAGAGAGTGACATCGAGACGCGCTGGGCGCCGCTCGACGAGATCGTCGACGCCGTGCTCGACCGCCGGCTGCAGAACTCGATCCTGCAGGTCGCCGCGCTCTCGGCGTTCGCATCGAAAGCCAAGGGCTGGTCGACGCTCGCCCCCGCGGATGCACCGTGGCCGCGGCATCCGGTCGCCCGGAATCTCGCGCGCTCAGAATGAGCGAGGCGGCGCCGGCGATCGCGATCATCATTGATCGCTACCTGCGCCACCTCGCCATCGAGCGGGGTCTCGCGGCCAACACGCTCGCGGCCTACCGGCGCGACCTCGACGGTTACGCGTCGTTCCTCGCCGAGAGCGGCGTCGAGACGCCCGAGGGGGTCGAGCCCGCCCACGTTGCCGCGTACGCGCGCCGTCTCGGGTCGCGTCCCGAGGGGGCGCTGGTCGCGTCATCCATGGCCCGCATGCTGTCGTCTGTGCGCGGATTCCATCGGTTCCTGCTCGGTGAGGGACTCGTGCAGACGGATGTCGCGAGCGACACGAAACCGCCGAAGCTCGGGTCGCGCCTGCCCAAGGCCATCACGATCGAACAGATGGGCCAGGTTCTCGCGGCGACCGACGGCGACGAACCGCAGCAGCTGCGCGACAAGGCACTGCTCGAACTGCTCTACGCGACCGGCGCCCGCATCAGCGAGGCTGTGGCGCTCAACGTCGACGACGTGATCGACGGCGACGTCGTGCGCCTGTTCGGCAAGGGCGGCAAGCAGCGCATCGTGCCGGTCGGCAGTTTCGCCCGTGCCGCCATCGACACCTACCTCGTGCGTGCGCGGCCGGGCTTCTCGCTGCGCGGCACGTCGACGCCGGCACTCTTCCTCGGCGCGCGGGGCCAGCGGGTGTCCAGGCAGAACGCCTGGCTCATCATCCGCGCCGCGGCCGAGCGGGCCGAGCTCGGATTCGAGATCTCGCCGCACACGTTCCGGCACTCGTTCGCGACCCACCTGCTGCAGGGCGGTGCCGACGTGCGCGTCGTGCAGGAACTGCTCGGGCATTCGTCGGTCGCGACCACCCAGATCTACACCCAGGTCACGGCGGACACCCTGCGCGACATGTACACGACGGCGCACCCGCGAGCCCGCTGAGGCGTCGATCTGGGTGACCCGCGGGCGGCCTACGCGGCTGGTCCGAGACGAGCGGATACAGTTGTACCGCTCGGCCATGCACGGCCGGCAAGAACGGGAGCAGTACGCGTGACGGCCAAGAAGAACACGGGTAGCGAACTTCCCGGCCTCGAGACGCCCCCGGTCGGTCCCACCGGTCGTCCGATCAGCGTTTTCCCCGTTCCCGAGCCGCTTTCTGGCCACGGACCCGCGCGCATCATCACCCTCTGCAACCAGAAGGGTGGCGTCGGAAAGACCACGACGGCGATCAACCTCGCGGCCTCGCTCGCCGAGTACGGTCGCCGCGTTCTCGCGATCGACTTTGACCCCCAGGGCGCGCTCTCGGCCGGGCTCGGCGTGCGCAACCACGACGTGCCCACCATCTACGACCTCATGCTCGGCACCATGAAGAACCCGAGCGAGGCGATCGTCGAGACCGCCTACCCCAACCTGCACATCATCCCCGCCAACATCGACCTGTCCGCCGCGGAGGTGCACCTCGTCAACGAGGTCGCCCGCGAGAACATCCTCGCCCGCGTGCTCGCCAAGGTGAGCGACAAGTACGACGTCATCCTCATCGACTGCCAGCCGTCGCTCGGCCTGCTCACCGTCAACGCACTCACCGCGGCGCACGGCGTACTCATCCCGCTCGAGTGCGAGTTCTTCGCCCTGCGCGGCGTCGCCCTGCTCGTCGAGACCATCGACAAGGTGCGCGACCGCCTGAACCCGGCCCTCGAGCTCGACGGCATCCTCGCCACGATGTACGACTCGCGCACCCTGCACTCGCGCGAGGTGCTCGAGCGCGTCGTTGACACCTTCGGCGACAAGGTCTTCGAGACCGTCAT is a window of Conyzicola nivalis DNA encoding:
- a CDS encoding NAD kinase, yielding MTEARHILIVAHTGRADSLDAAVQVCRQLLGAGIRPVLYGDEYAEVLEAAPDLDLVELLGSTVQTSDLELVIVLGGDGTILRAAELTRGCPVPLLGVNLGHVGFLAESEREDLTETVTRALARDYTVEERLTLNVRVKVDSEVVYETWALNEATVEKASRERMLEVVIEVDGRPLLSFGCDGVVMSTPTGSTAYAFSAGGPIVWPSVDALLLVPLSPHALFARPLVVGPDSSFAVEVLDRTQGTGVLWCDGRRAHDLPRGARVVVRRSNEPVRLARLSQGPFTDRLVHKFNLPVTGWRGPADDVAGQTT
- the recN gene encoding DNA repair protein RecN, with protein sequence MIEEIFIRNLGVIGEARLPLGPGFTAITGETGAGKTMVVTALGLLLGERSDASAIRSGSAQAIVEGHWLIDQDGSVADRVRDAGGDLDDGELIIGRSLSAEGRGRATVGGRTTPVSVLNEIGEQLVVVHGQSDQIRLRSSTAQREALDRFAGAGLAAIVGTYQGVFRRWQANQAELDLLVAESDRRAREAEDLRLATAEIEAAAPQRGEDDELAERVDRLTNLEDLRLASAQALDLVSGQNSDEAADAISLLDTAKRQLERVAPHDPELAPIVEALDAANIAVSEISGQLSSYLGGLDSDGGRELEALQERRADLAALVRKYGPTLDDVIDYLDQGSGRLLELDTDSDRIEALVDEVAADQALVVELAGRLTAVRTAAATRLAERVTAELGALAMPNATLTVQVDDRAEYGLSGKDQVAILLQPHSGAEPRPIGRGASGGELSRVMLAIEVVIAGNDPVPTFIFDEVDAGVGGAAAIEIGRRLAELSHSAQVIVVTHLAQVAAFATNHLRVLKDSEGSVTASSVEQLEGEQRIAEMARLLSGLPDSENALAHARELVETARALDA
- the xerD gene encoding site-specific tyrosine recombinase XerD, with the translated sequence MSEAAPAIAIIIDRYLRHLAIERGLAANTLAAYRRDLDGYASFLAESGVETPEGVEPAHVAAYARRLGSRPEGALVASSMARMLSSVRGFHRFLLGEGLVQTDVASDTKPPKLGSRLPKAITIEQMGQVLAATDGDEPQQLRDKALLELLYATGARISEAVALNVDDVIDGDVVRLFGKGGKQRIVPVGSFARAAIDTYLVRARPGFSLRGTSTPALFLGARGQRVSRQNAWLIIRAAAERAELGFEISPHTFRHSFATHLLQGGADVRVVQELLGHSSVATTQIYTQVTADTLRDMYTTAHPRAR
- a CDS encoding NUDIX domain-containing protein, which produces MPEASVPEPVGGRGDVLADELVDLPVVSSEVVFDGAIWNVRRDRFVYAGNEIVREYIDHPGAVAVLVLDDDDRVCLIKQYRHPVATREWELPAGLLDFAGESALSAAQRELAEEVDLVAADWSVLADFHTSPGGNNEALRVYLARGVTAAAEVFARTDEESDIETRWAPLDEIVDAVLDRRLQNSILQVAALSAFASKAKGWSTLAPADAPWPRHPVARNLARSE
- a CDS encoding CTP synthase, producing MNNSEAGVTKHIFVTGGVVSSLGKGLTAASLGNLLTARGLRVVMQKLDPYLNVDPGTMNPFQHGEVFVTDDGAETDLDIGHYERFLDINLDQAANVTTGQIYSTVIAKERRGEYLGDTVQVIPHITDEIKRRMRLQAEEPADGTGRPDVIITEIGGTVGDIESQPFIESARQVRHELGRKNVFFVHVSLVPFMNASGEQKTKPTQHSVAALRSIGIQPDALVLRSDRPVSESNKRKIALMCDVDEQAVVNAVDVPSIYDIPTMLHDQGLDAYIIDQLGLEADGVNWDGWNIVLDAVHNPKDEVTIGLVGKYIDLPDAYLSVTEALKAGGFAHQAKVNIRWVASDTCETPEGAAKQLSDLDGICVPGGFGVRGIEGKLGALLFARENQIPVLGLCLGLQCMVIEYARDVVGLEGASSSEFDPDTLYPVIATIAEQVDIIAGGDLGGTMRLGLYEASLTEGSIVAGLYDDASSIGERHRHRYEVNNAYREQIAAAGLSFSGVSPNGHLVEFVELPREVHPFYVGTQAHPELRSRPNHAHPLFKGLVGAALERQQATRLFEVPEPASA
- a CDS encoding ParA family protein, producing MTAKKNTGSELPGLETPPVGPTGRPISVFPVPEPLSGHGPARIITLCNQKGGVGKTTTAINLAASLAEYGRRVLAIDFDPQGALSAGLGVRNHDVPTIYDLMLGTMKNPSEAIVETAYPNLHIIPANIDLSAAEVHLVNEVARENILARVLAKVSDKYDVILIDCQPSLGLLTVNALTAAHGVLIPLECEFFALRGVALLVETIDKVRDRLNPALELDGILATMYDSRTLHSREVLERVVDTFGDKVFETVIGRTVKFPDASVAGAPITTFAPEHQAAEAYRQLARELISRGAAA